CGCGTTccattttgaaatctcaccaagcaccagaaaaaagaaacttagaatccaactgtccctgtcagtgatgaattgaagtgaatatcgctcgaagcagatctggacaatgtgcagtgcAGCCTCacgggagttccaaatccaccctcgcaCCACTCGGCAATCAGAGAAActtaactttactctggcccagtggcaccgcgctgaaatcaagtctttctcggccacatatTTTCCTAACATCAgagttactggtttaagagtgaaaactgccgtccgcttcactgtaagtgcaagagacaactttgtagacaccgtgtagtgtcacagacctgctcgttggacctgctcatttcatctcatctgatTACCTGCAAACCGAATCATTACTGGAATAGAaaatggtgaatcacagctcgaaaaatcaatcctctctactACTGGGTgaccgagtcttccaacatacaggcattTAGGGACAAGGGGAGTTTGATGTTCAGAAATAAGACGGCaacgattttcactcgtgcaagctgcacaccctttattttggaaaagtaaactgatggcaAGACAGCTGTTTCATTGATCGTTGCAAGCTGAattagctcggtgaattagtgGTTCAGAAGGGCAAACgtcgtgtctctgtggcgcaattggtcaGCGCGTCTGGCTATtaactgaaaagttggtggttTGAGCCCACCCGCGGATGACAGAGAGCTTTCATCTTAACATTCGTTGTTTCGCATTTCCCGGTTTCGAATGTGTGTTCTGTTTGTATGAAAATGCACCGTAAACATTGCCAGTTGAGCGCggctgatcttccaccatttAATCTGCGGCCGGATAACAGGCATTTGAGGTCCAGTTTTGAGCTTCCAGATCTGTTCGCACAACACGCTGAttggtgttctcagtgcgaagacgggacttggtctccacggggactgtgcggtggtcactcccaccaatactgtcatgtacAGATGCATTTCcgacaggtagatttgtgaggacgaagtcaagtaattttccccctcgtgttggttcgctcaccatctgttgcaggcccagtctggcagctttgcacttcaggactcggccagtggtcgtgctaccgagccaatcttggtgatggacattgaagtcccccactccgAGCACCTTCTgtggcccttgctaccctcagcgctttctccaagtggtgctcaacatggaggaggactgattcatcagtgggggagggcggttggtggtaatcagcaggaggtttccttgttcatgtttgacctgatgccatgagatttgcatttggtccagagtcaatgttgaggactgccagggccattccctcctgactgtatatcactgcaccgccacctctggtttgtctgtcctgccagtgggacagcacatacccagggattgtgatggaagagTCACAGACCTCTgctgaaaggcatgattctgtgagtatggctatgtcaggctgttgcttgactgctctcccaattttggcactggtccccagattttagtgaggaggactttgcagggtcaactgggcttgggtgCCTTTTtcatgtccagttttattctgagtatgactttttttaaacgagtttttacaactgaatggcttgctaggccatttcagagggtaattacgaatcaaccacattgctgtgggcctgaaGTCACATCATAGGccaaccgggtaaggacggcaggtttccttctctgaaggacattagtgaaccagatgggttttatttatgacaatccggtcgtttcattgccaccattactgatagtcgtattttaattccagattttaattaatgaattgaatttaaattccccagctgccgtggcagaatttgaacttatgacacgtagattattcgtccaggcctgcTAGATTacaagttcagtaacataaccactaatgCTCCCGTACTGTATCTGGACAATAACATATTGATTTGACTCTGTTTATTaattagtatttttaaaaaaacgcatTCCAAACGGGTCACACTGAGATGGGGCCTATTTTTTTTATCAACTATTAAAGGTGACGTTGGGTCCAAGAAATAAAAGCgactaaaaaagcaaaatagaaaCTAATAATGTGATGTGGTTCCAGTTTCTTTTAATTCTGTGATGAAGAAATAAAGGTGTCAAGGGGGAAAAAAGCAACAATTTCAATGCAACCAAACAAAAAGTCCGGGGGCGAATTGTGGAGCTGTCGTTGGACCCAGTCtcacctttttttttcttcttttcttgtCGTTGGACCAAGTCTCACCTTTTTTCTTCCATTAAAAACAGGCCCATCTCCGTGTGAGCCGTGCGAATGCTGGTTTATGTTCCGGAGCCCGTGGGCCTCGGACTGTGCCTCAGGCTGATTGGAACAGACAATTACTGCCAGTTAACAGCGCTGCGATAAAAAGAGGGAGTCGGTTTTCTACTCTCACTTACCTGGGAGGGTTTGTTTGTTATAATGGAGGGTTCGGGGATTCTTGGTTTGTTACTTGTTGTAATCTGTTCAGCTCAGCcgccctctctccttttccccgccGATAAATGTTGGCTGTCTCCCAAAAACCGCAAAGACTGCGGATTTCCGGGAATTGAAGCCAGTGAGTGTGTGCAGAGAGGCTGCTGCTTTGATGCGGGGAACCGGGATGCACCGCCGTGTTTCTATTCACTGGACAGTCTTCCAGGTGGGTGTATTCTCAGTCCGTTTATATTCTGGGCCAGGACTTTCCAGGTTCACCCGCAATCTAGCTGTACTCGGGGTTTCCCTGGAGAgtttcctctttctccttcctgtCCTACAACGTCAGTTGGAATTTCAAACCTTTCCAGTCCGGAGAGTGGAAATGGTGGTGTGATTGAGTCTCTAATCCGGCAAAGTATAATTGATTGTGGGATTGGGGGCTGGTAATCAGAAACAGAAAGGGAAATAGTTAATCGGGCTTTGACACAATATCTGCAGTTAGAATCATTCCACCGTTGCTCGGTGACTTGGGACTCACACTGGTTGAATTCTGCCCTGTGTAATTGTCCAGgtagttgggggagggaggggcagagtgaaTGAGCCCCGGCCCCTGTTGCCACTGACCATTTGAATTTGATATTTAATTTCTATCGGAGATGCGAGCAATTTAAATCCAAGCAGCGTGGTGACGAGCTGTAATTAGTCAACTGGTTTCCGTTAGACAGATAATGGGACGGGTTAGAAACTGAAACATGGATGGGGCTTGTCCCCTTCCCTGTAACGGTTCCCTTGACCCTCCCCGTGGGTCAACTAACCGCCTTTCATTGACTCTCTTGCAGTCTGCACCAAGGATGGGCAGGTCCTCATCGCTATCTCCAAGGATTTGACGCTGCCTCCTGTAAACCTGACAACGGTCCATCTGAAGGAGGGAGACGGAGCTGAGTGCAGTCCGACCGTGGCCTCTGCAGACACTGTGCTCTTTCAGTTCGCAGTCACTGAATGTGGTGCTACTCAGCGGGTAGGTATTGCGGGCTGGGAGTCCCATCAATGGCTCAGTTCGGGACTGATGGTCTTCTGTCTCTTGTAGCTGGACGGCGTGAACATCCTGTATGAAACGGATGTGTTGGGTGAGTTTGAGATTTTGGATGGCTCTTTGGGATCGGTGACCCGGGACAGCCCTTTCAGGTGAGAATAGGAGCACATTCAGcgggtagagacagtgaggacCTGAATTCTCCAGCCGTGTCCGTTCTCTTGCAGGCTCCATGTCCAGTGCAGTTACAGGGGAAGCCAGGAGTCTGATCTGCAGGTGAAGCCCAGAGTTTAcaccctttctccaccactgcctGCCACTGAGGCCGGGATCCTGCTTCTGGAGCTGAGAATAGCGAGAGGTAACGAGTGCTCGCTGATAGTCGTGTCCAAATTCAGGCTCTCTCTCCAAATAGTGCCCGCCCTTCatctttctctttccagatggtgGCTACCGGAGCTGGTACGTGGCCAGTGACTACCCGATCCTGAGTGTGCTCCGGGACCCCGTGTTTGTGGAGGTTCGTGTTCTGAATCGGAACGATCCGTCCCTTGTGCTGGTGCTCAATGACTGCTGGGCGACCCCCACCCCAGAGCCGTATTCGGGGATCCGATGGGACCTCCTGGTGGAGAGGTAAGGGAGCGAGTGAGGGGGCTTGAGGCAGATTTGGGAGGGGGCGACATGGGCGGGGATTAATACAGAAGTCATTACTTCAGTCCGGGTTAGTGATTGGGGAAATATTCCTTCGAAGTTGATATTTTGTTCCAGACGCTGGTATAATTGGTTTCATGTAAACCTATAATCGTGTgactcactgtctctgttccaggtgCCCCTTTGCTGGTGATAACTACAAAACCCGCCTCCTTCCGGTAAACGCTGATTCCCATTTGCGGTTCCCAACTCACCATAATCGTTTTGTAGTCAGCACGTTCGCTTTCTGGGACCGAGTTTCGGGCCGGGCTCTGACCGGGGAGGTGAGTTTCCTTCAGTGCTTCTTTCCCGGTCACTTGTTCCCTGGGTGTTAAGTGAGCAGGCCCCTGTTGGTCAGTTGACTGTAGAAGCATTAATCTCCGGACTGGGAGCTGTGGGATTGACCATACTGCACTGTCGCTTTGCAGGTTTAtttccactgcagtgctgaggttTGCTACCCTTCCACTCGAGAGAACTGCACGGCTCCCTGCAGCCCCAGTAAGTACCTGCAATCTGACTAGAAACTAAACcctgatggggaggggtgggtgtgggtcATCTGAACACGGGGCTCCCTCAGCAAGAGGCCGAACACTGGGCACAGGAGGAGTGTCCTGAATCTGGCGGTTCTGGGAACTTTCCCAGTTGCATTCGGTGCAGGTTTCCATTTAGAATGGCAATCTAGGGCAGCGGTTCTGAGCACACCTTGCACCAGGTCAGTAATTGTGAAGGACGCTCTGTTCCTTGAAATGGGATGAATGAAGTATTTCTGGTTCCTTGCTAATTGCCCGGATGCTGAGCTGCCCTACTTGCCGACCGCTGAAAAGCAGAATCCTCCCATTGTTGGCACGGGTGTGTTCCGCATCCGGTTCGGAATAGTCCACCCTTGGCACTGGAGAACATTTTATCAGCATCTAATTGTCGTCTTTCTGACACCGGGAATTCAGGGTGCAACTGAAAAGATGTCCCGGGGCCGGACACCTGGCCAATTTGAAGGTCCCCTGAAACTGCGGGTCAAAGTAATGCATCAAACAGTGTCTCCTTCACAGGAGACCAGACTGGCCATTGTAGCAGCAGCAATTGCAAACTGCTCAGTTGGTGCGTCCTTCTGAGAATCGGTTTGGTGAGAACCAGATGCAATTATAGCCGGAATTCTAAACTCTGTCCGGTACCCAGGGCCCTGATGTTTTTTGCATGAGGCCATCTGATTCAGGATTTGCAGACAACTGAAGATTTAATTATTCAACATCAACTCTTGTCTCTTGTTCTCCTTCGCCCCCAGAGAGGCGAAGAAGCGTCGATAACCGCTCTGGGGCCTTGGTGACCGCTGATGGACCCATCCTTTTCTTGgaaggtgaggagagattggctgCTCGGATCCACCAGGATGAGAAAGGTAAACAGGGAGCTTCCACCTGTCTCTCGTGATGGAGTAACTGGTGCCCATCTAATCCTggcttctctccacagatgctgctgttgATTCGACCTCCCTTGTTCCTGGATTAGCGGTTGGGGTAGCACTGCTCTCCGTGGCCCTGTTGGTCGGGACTGTTGCTTTGTGGAAAATGGAGCAGGGCCGCAGGGTGGGCTCCGAGTGCAGCTCTATGGAACTGTAGATGTGTCTGTTGGATAATAAACTCCTGTTATAGACGATTGCTGGTCTCGTTATCTTTCAAATGCTAGCTGGATTGTACTGTTTGCAGTGAGTTAACTTGGTACCTGGTTTGAGAATTGTTTTTGCAGCATCCCACGGCTGCAGCAAACAATTCCAGCCCCCAACGATTCGCAT
This portion of the Heptranchias perlo isolate sHepPer1 unplaced genomic scaffold, sHepPer1.hap1 HAP1_SCAFFOLD_73, whole genome shotgun sequence genome encodes:
- the LOC137318782 gene encoding zona pellucida sperm-binding protein 4-like — translated: MEGSGILGLLLVVICSAQPPSLLFPADKCWLSPKNRKDCGFPGIEASECVQRGCCFDAGNRDAPPCFYSLDSLPVCTKDGQVLIAISKDLTLPPVNLTTVHLKEGDGAECSPTVASADTVLFQFAVTECGATQRLDGVNILYETDVLGEFEILDGSLGSVTRDSPFRLHVQCSYRGSQESDLQVKPRVYTLSPPLPATEAGILLLELRIARDGGYRSWYVASDYPILSVLRDPVFVEVRVLNRNDPSLVLVLNDCWATPTPEPYSGIRWDLLVERCPFAGDNYKTRLLPVNADSHLRFPTHHNRFVVSTFAFWDRVSGRALTGEVYFHCSAEVCYPSTRENCTAPCSPKRRRSVDNRSGALVTADGPILFLEGEERLAARIHQDEKDAAVDSTSLVPGLAVGVALLSVALLVGTVALWKMEQGRRVGSECSSMEL